A single genomic interval of Devosia oryziradicis harbors:
- a CDS encoding DUF2147 domain-containing protein, whose translation MRKTVLALGTLAMLAQPALASPEGTWEIEMRDSRYSVELCGDGTQLCGTLIWLGNGADNAENLPYLNTLLIDHAQQTAPNQWKGDLNIYGQRASGTITQVGEDQITLQGCVAYIICKTYQMYRYGD comes from the coding sequence ATGCGGAAAACCGTTCTCGCGCTGGGTACCCTGGCCATGCTGGCGCAGCCGGCACTGGCCTCCCCCGAAGGCACCTGGGAAATCGAGATGCGCGACTCGCGCTACAGCGTGGAGCTCTGCGGTGATGGCACGCAGTTGTGCGGCACGTTGATCTGGCTGGGCAACGGCGCCGACAATGCGGAAAACCTGCCCTACCTCAATACGCTGCTGATCGACCACGCGCAGCAGACGGCACCCAACCAGTGGAAGGGTGACCTCAACATCTACGGGCAGCGCGCCAGCGGGACGATCACCCAGGTGGGCGAGGACCAGATCACCCTCCAGGGCTGCGTCGCCTACATCATCTGCAAGACCTACCAGATGTACCGGTATGGCGACTAA
- a CDS encoding DMT family transporter, translating into MSRPVATLLLLICTMLWGFAFIAQKSGMGTMGPLTFAGVRYLLGGLLILPLALWEKRRRPEPLKSGHWAMVGGVTLVFFIGSWLQQAGLGTTTATNAGFLTSLYVFFVPLLGFVLFRTRPHPIIFVCVPLALVGTYYLNGGGLGSFNQGDWLVATCAVFWALHVILLGQIARATGLPIFVSAISFLVAGAAALALAFVIENPTVAGISAGWMQIAYAGIFSTAIAFTFQAIGQQHVPPANTAIILSAESLFAALGGAVLLGERLPPIGYAGAALIFVAIIAVEALPPLWARRQTHIARTTN; encoded by the coding sequence ATGTCCCGCCCCGTCGCCACCCTGCTCCTCCTGATCTGCACCATGCTCTGGGGCTTTGCCTTCATCGCGCAGAAATCGGGCATGGGCACGATGGGACCGCTGACCTTTGCCGGCGTTCGCTACCTGCTTGGCGGCCTGCTCATCCTGCCCCTGGCACTGTGGGAAAAGCGCCGCCGCCCGGAGCCGCTCAAATCGGGCCACTGGGCCATGGTGGGCGGCGTGACACTGGTTTTCTTTATCGGATCGTGGCTGCAACAGGCGGGCCTGGGCACCACCACCGCCACCAATGCCGGCTTCCTCACCAGCCTCTACGTGTTCTTCGTCCCGCTGCTGGGCTTTGTTTTGTTCCGCACCCGCCCGCACCCGATCATCTTCGTCTGCGTACCGCTGGCGCTGGTCGGAACGTATTATCTCAATGGCGGCGGCCTGGGCAGTTTCAACCAGGGCGACTGGCTGGTCGCTACCTGCGCCGTCTTCTGGGCGCTGCATGTGATCCTGCTCGGCCAGATCGCGCGCGCCACGGGCCTGCCCATCTTTGTTTCAGCCATCAGCTTCCTGGTGGCGGGCGCTGCTGCTTTGGCGCTGGCCTTCGTGATCGAAAACCCGACCGTGGCAGGTATCTCGGCCGGCTGGATGCAGATCGCCTATGCCGGCATCTTCTCCACCGCCATTGCCTTTACCTTCCAGGCCATTGGCCAGCAGCATGTGCCGCCGGCCAATACGGCCATCATTCTGTCGGCCGAAAGCCTCTTCGCCGCACTCGGCGGCGCCGTGCTGCTGGGCGAACGCCTGCCGCCCATTGGCTATGCAGGCGCCGCGCTGATCTTTGTTGCCATCATCGCCGTCGAGGCCTTGCCCCCGCTCTGGGCCAGGCGGCAGACGCACATCGCCCGAACCACCAACTAG
- a CDS encoding aminotransferase class V-fold PLP-dependent enzyme, with translation MTDLPLDPARLRAEFPAFAEPSLQGQAFFENAGGSYTSRAVLAKLDHYYRATKVQPYGVYPASQAAGEAMNLSFERIAQALNVSPDWIHFGPSSSANTYVLGKAFGEWLKPGDAVIVTNQDHEANTGAWRKLARMGAEIREWKVDPQTGRLSLTDLDRLLDSKVKLIAAPHCSNISGEINAVAEIAVRARSVGAVTAIDGVSYAPHGLPDLAALGADIYFFSAYKVYGPHQGIMAVRPELAMALPNQGHFFNDEKPRYRLTPAGPDHAQIAAASGIADYLETVAAIAGDGVEGADPFRRAHAAMRAQEIALATPLLDYLSRKNSVRLIGPADPATRAPTIAVGLAEPAAAVATRLARHGIMAGGGHFYAYRLLEAVGIAPTHGVLRLSFVHYTTPEEIQRLIAALDAELP, from the coding sequence ATGACCGACCTGCCCCTCGATCCGGCCCGCCTGCGCGCCGAATTTCCCGCCTTTGCCGAGCCATCCCTCCAGGGCCAGGCCTTCTTCGAAAATGCCGGCGGCTCCTACACCTCGCGTGCCGTGCTGGCCAAGCTCGACCATTACTACCGCGCCACCAAGGTGCAGCCCTATGGCGTCTATCCAGCCTCCCAGGCCGCAGGCGAGGCGATGAACCTCAGCTTCGAGCGTATTGCCCAGGCGCTCAACGTTTCCCCCGACTGGATCCATTTCGGCCCCTCGTCGTCGGCCAATACCTATGTCCTGGGCAAGGCATTCGGCGAATGGCTCAAGCCGGGCGACGCCGTCATCGTCACCAACCAGGATCACGAAGCCAATACCGGCGCCTGGCGCAAGCTCGCCAGGATGGGCGCCGAAATCCGCGAGTGGAAAGTCGATCCGCAGACAGGCCGCCTTTCGCTGACCGATCTTGACCGGCTGCTCGACAGCAAGGTCAAGCTGATCGCCGCCCCGCACTGCTCCAACATATCCGGCGAGATCAATGCTGTTGCCGAGATTGCGGTGCGTGCCAGGTCGGTGGGTGCGGTGACCGCCATCGACGGCGTCAGCTACGCGCCACACGGCCTGCCGGACCTGGCCGCACTGGGCGCCGACATCTATTTCTTCTCCGCCTACAAGGTCTATGGGCCTCATCAGGGCATCATGGCCGTACGGCCCGAGCTGGCCATGGCCCTGCCCAACCAGGGCCACTTCTTCAACGACGAGAAGCCCCGCTATCGCCTGACCCCCGCCGGCCCGGACCACGCCCAGATCGCCGCGGCATCCGGCATTGCCGACTACCTGGAAACCGTGGCGGCGATCGCCGGCGACGGCGTCGAGGGCGCCGATCCCTTCCGCCGCGCCCACGCCGCCATGCGCGCGCAGGAAATCGCGCTCGCGACCCCGTTGCTCGATTATCTCAGCCGCAAGAACTCCGTCCGCCTCATCGGCCCCGCCGATCCAGCCACGCGCGCCCCGACCATTGCCGTGGGTCTTGCCGAGCCCGCCGCCGCAGTGGCCACGCGCCTCGCCAGGCACGGCATCATGGCCGGCGGCGGCCACTTCTACGCCTACCGGCTGCTCGAGGCCGTCGGAATCGCGCCAACCCACGGCGTCCTGCGCCTCAGTTTCGTGCACTACACGACACCAGAGGAGATCCAGCGGCTGATCGCTGCGCTGGATGCTGAACTGCCCTAA
- a CDS encoding Spy/CpxP family protein refolding chaperone: MKTITTTAIVALMTATTGLSAISPTFAQEAAPMQVHADNGPGFHLRRDNQGPGPMGGQRGGDFLNFARGAEAIEVALVHLSHRIELTSEQQALFDTLKTTALSAAADFETATEGLRPQRPVEGEVAAVTPPDMSERLENRIAIEKAHLAALEAVQPAATAFFDSLTDEQKAQLTPQRPDRDGMPGFGKGGPRHHQGGLPTPEGGPAAPEGGPAAPANG; this comes from the coding sequence ATGAAGACGATCACGACGACCGCCATTGTGGCACTGATGACTGCGACCACCGGGCTCTCCGCCATTTCCCCCACCTTCGCCCAGGAGGCTGCACCGATGCAGGTCCATGCCGACAACGGCCCCGGCTTCCACCTGCGCCGCGATAACCAGGGCCCCGGCCCGATGGGTGGCCAGCGCGGGGGCGATTTCCTCAACTTCGCGCGTGGTGCCGAAGCCATCGAGGTCGCCCTCGTTCATCTCAGCCACCGCATCGAGCTGACGTCGGAGCAGCAGGCCCTGTTCGACACGCTCAAGACGACGGCCCTGTCTGCCGCCGCCGACTTCGAAACGGCTACCGAGGGTCTCCGTCCGCAGCGGCCGGTTGAAGGTGAAGTGGCGGCGGTGACCCCGCCTGATATGTCCGAGCGGCTCGAGAACCGGATCGCCATCGAAAAGGCCCACCTTGCCGCCCTCGAGGCCGTGCAGCCGGCAGCCACCGCCTTCTTCGACAGCCTCACCGACGAACAGAAGGCTCAACTGACCCCGCAGCGGCCCGACCGCGACGGCATGCCCGGCTTCGGCAAAGGCGGCCCGCGCCATCACCAGGGTGGCCTCCCCACTCCCGAGGGCGGCCCCGCTGCTCCCGAGGGCGGTCCTGCCGCCCCGGCCAACGGCTGA
- a CDS encoding GNAT family N-acetyltransferase, whose protein sequence is MIEIVSDPFPGDEAMRRLWRVAWDGEGPQSFQPILQRSLGHAAAYDGTALVGFVNVAWDGGVHAFILDTCVDPGYRRRGIALQLVERAAELARQRGAEWLHVDFEPHLEAFYRQCGFRPTAAGLMRLV, encoded by the coding sequence TTGATCGAGATCGTGAGCGACCCGTTTCCGGGGGACGAGGCGATGCGCCGTTTGTGGCGCGTGGCATGGGACGGGGAGGGGCCGCAGAGCTTCCAGCCGATCCTGCAGCGGAGCCTGGGCCACGCGGCTGCCTATGACGGAACGGCGCTGGTCGGCTTCGTCAATGTCGCCTGGGATGGCGGCGTGCATGCCTTCATCCTCGATACCTGTGTCGATCCCGGCTATCGCCGCCGGGGCATTGCGCTGCAGCTCGTCGAGCGTGCGGCCGAGCTGGCGCGGCAGCGCGGGGCGGAATGGCTGCATGTAGATTTCGAGCCGCATCTGGAGGCGTTCTACCGCCAATGCGGTTTCCGGCCGACCGCCGCGGGATTGATGCGGTTGGTCTAG
- a CDS encoding LysE family translocator: MLQTFLIVLAGVVAAQASPGPNMFAVIETALGRGRRAALLVVAGIASGTLVWAALASLGLGAVFASVPALLTVLKFVGGGYLCYMGFRGLRAALRGGEAALRAETRAISDGAAWRRGFFVVMTNPKALLMWMAIATFLFGAGLGAVQVFSFGPVVAVSATLIYGFYGIMFSTGLASRGYARFWRWIETAFGLAFGGLGATLILSGARDLRP; this comes from the coding sequence ATGCTGCAAACATTCCTCATCGTGCTGGCCGGTGTCGTGGCGGCGCAGGCCTCACCGGGCCCCAACATGTTCGCCGTCATCGAAACCGCGCTGGGCCGCGGCCGCCGTGCCGCATTGCTGGTGGTAGCAGGCATAGCTTCGGGCACACTGGTCTGGGCTGCCCTGGCATCGCTTGGCCTTGGCGCCGTATTTGCCAGTGTCCCCGCCCTGCTGACCGTGCTCAAGTTCGTCGGTGGCGGCTACCTTTGCTACATGGGCTTTCGTGGTCTGCGCGCTGCCCTGCGCGGCGGCGAGGCCGCGCTGCGTGCTGAAACCCGGGCGATCTCCGACGGCGCCGCGTGGCGGCGCGGCTTCTTTGTGGTCATGACCAATCCCAAGGCGCTGCTGATGTGGATGGCCATTGCCACTTTCCTGTTCGGTGCCGGACTTGGGGCTGTCCAGGTCTTCTCCTTCGGGCCCGTCGTCGCCGTCTCGGCCACGCTGATCTATGGCTTTTACGGCATCATGTTCTCGACCGGCCTCGCCAGTCGCGGCTATGCGCGCTTCTGGCGGTGGATCGAAACCGCTTTCGGCCTCGCCTTCGGCGGACTGGGGGCCACCCTCATCCTCTCCGGCGCTCGCGACCTCCGCCCCTAG
- a CDS encoding CBS domain-containing protein, whose amino-acid sequence MLVDTILQTKGVVVHTLPETATLTDAVATLNAHNIGAVVVTNAGGTIIGILSERDIVRQLGRNPSAALGLPVGQCMTRGVVTCSRDTGIAEVMERMTRLRIRHMPVAEDNRLVGIVSIGDVVKHKIEEAEHEAEVLREYIAS is encoded by the coding sequence ATGCTTGTCGACACCATCCTGCAAACCAAGGGCGTGGTCGTCCACACCCTGCCTGAGACCGCCACGCTGACCGATGCGGTGGCTACCCTCAATGCCCACAATATCGGGGCCGTAGTCGTCACCAACGCTGGCGGCACCATCATCGGCATCCTGTCCGAGCGCGATATCGTCCGCCAGTTGGGCAGGAACCCGTCCGCCGCCCTGGGGCTACCGGTCGGTCAATGCATGACCCGCGGCGTCGTCACCTGCAGCCGCGATACCGGTATCGCCGAGGTCATGGAGCGCATGACGCGGCTACGCATCCGCCATATGCCCGTGGCCGAAGACAACCGCCTGGTCGGCATCGTCTCGATCGGCGACGTGGTCAAGCACAAGATCGAGGAAGCCGAGCACGAAGCCGAGGTGCTCCGGGAATACATCGCCTCCTGA
- a CDS encoding DUF4864 domain-containing protein — translation MRIWAIIVGLMVLLSPAVAQDDAPWQATVTGQIEAFRAQDGAAALQFAGEAFRVQFDGQPEAFYAAIIASGYEPIVRSRSHSFGEFKAMSAARVLQVVEFVGPDQGLYQALYELGDEPGEGWRVLGVVLRREAGVGI, via the coding sequence ATGCGGATCTGGGCGATAATCGTGGGGCTGATGGTGCTATTGAGCCCGGCCGTGGCGCAGGACGACGCGCCCTGGCAGGCGACGGTGACGGGACAGATCGAAGCGTTCAGGGCGCAGGACGGTGCCGCGGCGCTCCAATTCGCCGGGGAGGCGTTCCGGGTGCAGTTCGACGGGCAGCCCGAGGCGTTTTACGCAGCGATCATTGCGTCTGGCTATGAGCCCATCGTGCGGTCTCGATCGCACAGCTTTGGCGAATTCAAAGCCATGAGTGCGGCGCGAGTATTGCAGGTGGTCGAATTCGTCGGGCCCGACCAAGGCCTGTACCAGGCCCTTTATGAGCTCGGCGACGAGCCGGGAGAGGGTTGGCGTGTCCTGGGCGTCGTGCTGCGGCGCGAGGCCGGCGTCGGCATCTGA
- a CDS encoding LacI family DNA-binding transcriptional regulator codes for MAQRGETTIKLKDVAKAAGVSQGTASNVFSKPEVVREEVREHVLAVAKELGYAGPSITGRLLRQGKVNAVGVAAIEPISYFFEDLWARQLMSKISEICDARGAGVALVSALNDERLSWNIQSALVDGFILLCVEGGEKLVEITRQRQLPYVALAIGAADQTVPAIGVDNVGGARLAGEHLVALGHNRFAILSTSIGEQGEGRRTPAEVQAALYSTSRDRAIGYWQALEGGGISRDSVPLFETRESQASTQAMMEQMFAGDKKPTAILAMSDKIAMWAVDWLFRNGHSVPGDVSVVGFDGVPESAVSTPKLTTVEQPIEEIARRAVEAALGGKQVEGRQVLQTKLLVRETTAPPRVK; via the coding sequence GTGGCCCAGCGCGGTGAAACAACCATCAAGCTGAAGGATGTAGCAAAGGCGGCAGGCGTGTCGCAGGGCACGGCATCCAACGTTTTCAGCAAACCGGAGGTCGTGCGCGAGGAAGTCCGCGAGCATGTCTTGGCGGTGGCAAAGGAGCTTGGCTATGCCGGGCCGAGCATAACCGGCCGACTGCTGCGCCAGGGCAAGGTGAATGCGGTGGGCGTCGCGGCGATCGAGCCGATCAGCTACTTCTTCGAAGACCTGTGGGCGCGCCAGCTCATGAGCAAGATTTCCGAGATCTGCGACGCGCGCGGGGCGGGGGTGGCGCTGGTGTCGGCGCTCAACGACGAGCGACTCTCCTGGAACATACAGTCGGCGCTGGTGGACGGTTTCATCCTGCTTTGCGTCGAGGGCGGCGAGAAGCTGGTGGAGATCACCCGGCAGCGTCAACTCCCCTATGTGGCGCTGGCCATCGGCGCCGCTGACCAGACCGTACCGGCCATCGGCGTGGACAATGTCGGCGGCGCGCGGCTGGCGGGCGAGCACCTGGTGGCGTTGGGGCACAACCGCTTTGCAATCCTCTCCACCTCGATCGGGGAACAGGGCGAAGGGCGACGCACGCCAGCCGAGGTGCAGGCGGCGCTCTATTCGACCTCTCGCGACCGCGCCATCGGCTATTGGCAGGCCCTGGAGGGCGGCGGCATCAGCCGAGACAGCGTGCCGTTGTTCGAGACACGGGAAAGCCAGGCCAGTACCCAGGCGATGATGGAACAGATGTTTGCCGGCGACAAAAAGCCGACCGCGATCCTTGCCATGTCGGACAAGATCGCCATGTGGGCGGTGGACTGGCTGTTCCGCAACGGCCACAGCGTGCCCGGCGATGTCTCGGTGGTGGGTTTCGACGGCGTGCCTGAATCGGCGGTGTCGACGCCCAAGCTGACCACCGTCGAGCAGCCGATCGAGGAGATTGCCCGCCGCGCGGTGGAGGCGGCATTGGGCGGCAAGCAGGTCGAGGGCCGCCAGGTGCTGCAAACCAAGCTGCTGGTCCGCGAAACCACCGCACCGCCACGGGTGAAATAA
- a CDS encoding pyridoxal phosphate-dependent aminotransferase, giving the protein MGFLSEALERVAPSATVAISQKARTMAQEGRDIIALSAGEPDFDTPLNVREAAIKAMSEGKTRYTNVDGIPELKAAVAAKFKRDNGLDVTAADCFVASGGKQIIFNALMATLNPGDEVVVPVPYWVSYPEIVRLCGAEPVFAVADDTTGFKLKPDVLEAAITPRTKWLILNTPSNPTGAAYTADELKGLAEVLMRHPHVHILTDDIYEVLVYDGGKFATIAQVEPRLQPRTLTMNGVSKSHAMTGWRIGYCTGPRPLLAAMLKLQSQSTTNPSSIAQWAAVEALNGPQEFLAEWRQVFQDRRDLVVRGLNANTGLDCLTPEGAFYVFPSCKRLLGKTSAGGKLLATDEDFVMALLEETGVALVHGAAFGLPGHFRLSYAASNAELEDAVKRIQGFCAGIS; this is encoded by the coding sequence ATGGGTTTTCTGTCCGAAGCATTGGAGCGCGTGGCGCCGTCGGCAACGGTGGCGATCAGCCAGAAGGCGCGTACAATGGCGCAGGAAGGCCGCGACATCATCGCGCTTTCGGCCGGCGAACCTGATTTCGATACCCCGCTCAATGTGCGTGAGGCCGCCATCAAGGCGATGTCCGAGGGCAAGACGCGCTATACCAATGTCGATGGCATTCCCGAACTCAAGGCGGCGGTGGCGGCCAAGTTCAAGCGTGACAACGGATTGGACGTGACGGCGGCGGATTGCTTCGTCGCCTCGGGCGGCAAGCAGATCATCTTCAACGCGCTGATGGCGACGCTCAATCCGGGTGACGAAGTGGTTGTGCCGGTGCCCTATTGGGTGAGCTATCCGGAAATCGTGCGGCTCTGCGGAGCCGAACCCGTCTTTGCGGTGGCCGATGACACGACCGGGTTCAAGCTCAAGCCGGATGTGCTGGAAGCGGCGATCACGCCCAGGACCAAGTGGTTGATCCTCAATACGCCGTCCAATCCGACGGGCGCGGCCTATACCGCCGACGAGCTCAAGGGCCTGGCCGAGGTGCTGATGCGGCATCCGCATGTGCATATCCTCACCGACGATATCTATGAAGTGCTGGTCTATGACGGCGGCAAGTTCGCCACGATCGCGCAGGTAGAGCCGCGCCTCCAACCGCGCACGCTGACCATGAATGGCGTATCGAAGTCGCATGCCATGACCGGTTGGCGCATCGGCTACTGCACCGGTCCGCGGCCGCTGCTGGCGGCGATGCTGAAGCTGCAAAGCCAGTCGACCACCAACCCAAGCTCGATTGCGCAATGGGCGGCGGTGGAAGCGCTCAACGGCCCGCAGGAATTCCTCGCCGAGTGGCGGCAGGTGTTCCAGGACCGCCGCGACCTCGTGGTCAGGGGGCTCAATGCCAATACCGGGCTCGATTGCCTGACGCCGGAGGGGGCCTTCTACGTGTTCCCCTCGTGCAAGCGGCTCTTGGGCAAGACCAGCGCCGGCGGCAAGCTGCTCGCGACCGACGAGGATTTCGTCATGGCGCTGCTCGAGGAAACCGGGGTGGCGCTGGTGCATGGCGCAGCGTTTGGTTTGCCCGGACATTTCCGGCTCAGCTATGCCGCCAGCAACGCCGAACTGGAAGACGCGGTGAAGCGGATCCAGGGGTTCTGCGCGGGGATTAGCTGA
- a CDS encoding HAD family hydrolase: protein MPITTIAFDADDTLWQNEQFFRITEQRFADLLAPYTDAPDLNDRLIASVTKNLSFYGFGMKGFALSMVETALDVTDHRVPGTVIAEILAAGRELLSYPIETLPYVDQALGRLQETHRLILVTKGDVFDQERKLAASGLADYFAAIEIVADKNPATYARIFARHTDGPDRTVMVGNSLRSDILPPLAAGSYAIYVPHDLTWSYEHAEEPVNEPRYARISHLGELADAIARLEAVR, encoded by the coding sequence ATGCCCATCACCACCATTGCCTTCGACGCGGACGACACGCTTTGGCAGAACGAGCAGTTCTTCCGCATCACCGAACAGCGCTTCGCCGATCTCCTGGCGCCCTACACCGACGCACCCGATCTCAACGATCGCCTCATCGCCTCGGTCACCAAAAACCTCAGCTTCTATGGCTTCGGGATGAAGGGCTTTGCCCTCTCCATGGTCGAGACGGCCCTCGATGTCACCGACCACCGCGTGCCCGGCACGGTCATCGCCGAAATCCTTGCGGCCGGCCGTGAGCTCTTGAGCTACCCTATCGAGACCCTGCCCTATGTCGACCAGGCGCTCGGCCGGTTGCAGGAGACCCACCGGCTTATCCTGGTTACCAAGGGTGACGTATTCGACCAGGAGCGCAAACTGGCAGCCTCGGGCCTGGCTGACTATTTCGCCGCCATCGAGATCGTCGCCGACAAGAACCCTGCCACCTATGCGCGTATCTTTGCGCGGCATACAGATGGTCCTGACCGCACGGTGATGGTCGGCAATTCCCTGCGATCCGACATCCTGCCGCCGTTGGCCGCCGGCAGCTATGCCATCTACGTTCCGCATGACCTTACCTGGTCCTACGAACATGCCGAGGAGCCCGTGAACGAGCCCCGCTATGCCAGAATTTCCCATCTCGGCGAGCTGGCAGACGCCATCGCGCGGCTCGAGGCGGTACGCTAG
- a CDS encoding LysR family transcriptional regulator: MLDWDKLRIFHTAAESGSFTHAAEKLGMSQSAVSRQISALEDDLGLKLFIRHARGLVLTEVGEQLFRTAHRMHWELQQVETQMSESQDVPTGPLIVTTTVGIGSTWLSSRLDEFLKLYPLIQLEIRLNDAELDLAMREADVAIRLHRPNQSEMIQRKLFTVHNHFYASNAYIDEFGMPSSAEQLDEHRVISFGEPVPSYLGDINFLERMGRTDSSPRRAVLKVNAIYGMMQACRAGIGIAMLPDYVTEKEDGLVQVLPEIELPAYEAYFVYPPALKNSKRVGVFRDFLVGKAREWSF, from the coding sequence ATGCTCGACTGGGACAAACTCCGGATTTTCCACACCGCCGCCGAGTCGGGCAGTTTCACCCATGCCGCCGAAAAGTTGGGCATGAGCCAGTCGGCCGTGTCGCGGCAGATATCCGCACTCGAAGACGACCTGGGCCTGAAACTCTTCATCCGCCATGCCCGTGGCCTGGTGCTGACCGAAGTCGGCGAGCAGCTCTTCCGCACCGCGCACCGGATGCATTGGGAGCTCCAGCAGGTCGAAACCCAGATGTCCGAATCGCAGGACGTCCCCACCGGTCCGCTGATCGTCACCACCACCGTGGGTATCGGCTCGACCTGGCTATCCTCGCGGCTCGACGAATTTTTGAAGCTCTATCCGCTGATCCAGCTCGAAATCCGCCTCAACGACGCCGAGCTCGACCTTGCCATGCGCGAGGCCGACGTCGCTATCCGCCTGCACCGCCCCAACCAGTCCGAAATGATCCAGCGCAAGCTGTTCACGGTGCACAACCACTTCTACGCCTCCAACGCCTATATCGACGAATTCGGCATGCCCTCGAGCGCCGAACAGCTCGACGAGCATCGCGTCATCAGCTTCGGCGAGCCGGTACCGTCCTATCTGGGCGACATCAACTTCCTCGAGCGCATGGGCCGCACCGATTCGAGCCCGCGCCGCGCCGTGCTCAAGGTCAACGCCATCTATGGCATGATGCAGGCCTGCCGCGCCGGCATCGGCATCGCCATGCTGCCCGACTACGTCACCGAAAAGGAAGACGGCCTGGTCCAGGTGCTGCCCGAAATCGAGCTGCCCGCCTACGAAGCCTATTTCGTGTATCCGCCGGCGCTAAAAAACTCCAAGCGCGTCGGCGTGTTCCGCGACTTCCTGGTGGGCAAGGCGCGAGAGTGGAGCTTCTGA
- the trxB gene encoding thioredoxin-disulfide reductase — MHAKVIIIGSGPAGYTAAIYAARAMLEPVMIQGLQPGGQLTITTDVENYPGFADVIQGPWLMDQMKAQAEHVGTRIVNDIVTHVDFDRRPFTLTTDSGDVYTADSVIIATGAQAKWLGLPSEQKFQGFGVSACATCDGFFYRNKEVLVVGGGNTAVEEALFLTNFASKVILVHRRNEFRAERILQERLFKNPKIEVRWNTEIAEIGGSAMPPSVNTVTLRDIASNRTYEQPIDGIFVAIGHAPATSIFAGKLDMKPGGYLQVKPGTTETNIPGVFAAGDVTDDVYRQAITAAGMGCMAALEAERYLAEHELAEAAE, encoded by the coding sequence ATGCACGCGAAAGTCATCATCATCGGTTCCGGCCCGGCCGGCTATACCGCTGCGATCTACGCGGCGCGCGCCATGCTGGAACCCGTGATGATCCAGGGCCTCCAGCCCGGCGGTCAGTTGACCATCACCACCGATGTCGAGAACTACCCCGGCTTTGCCGATGTCATCCAGGGCCCCTGGCTGATGGACCAGATGAAGGCGCAGGCCGAGCATGTGGGCACCCGCATCGTCAACGACATCGTCACCCATGTCGATTTCGACCGGCGCCCCTTCACGCTCACCACCGATAGCGGCGACGTCTACACGGCCGACAGCGTCATCATCGCCACGGGCGCCCAGGCCAAGTGGCTGGGTCTGCCCTCCGAGCAGAAATTCCAGGGATTCGGCGTTTCCGCCTGCGCCACCTGCGATGGCTTTTTCTATCGCAACAAGGAAGTGCTGGTCGTCGGCGGCGGCAATACCGCGGTCGAGGAAGCCCTGTTCCTCACCAACTTCGCCTCCAAGGTCATCCTGGTCCATCGCCGCAACGAGTTCCGCGCCGAGCGCATCCTGCAGGAGCGTCTGTTCAAGAACCCCAAGATCGAAGTGCGCTGGAATACCGAGATTGCGGAAATCGGCGGCTCGGCCATGCCCCCGTCGGTCAACACGGTGACGCTGCGCGATATCGCCAGCAATCGAACCTACGAACAGCCCATCGACGGCATTTTTGTCGCCATCGGCCATGCTCCCGCCACATCCATCTTCGCAGGAAAGCTGGACATGAAGCCGGGCGGCTACCTGCAGGTGAAGCCGGGCACGACAGAAACCAACATTCCCGGCGTCTTTGCCGCCGGCGACGTGACCGACGACGTTTACCGCCAGGCAATCACGGCTGCCGGAATGGGTTGCATGGCGGCGCTGGAAGCCGAACGATATCTCGCTGAACACGAACTCGCCGAAGCGGCGGAGTAG
- the greA gene encoding transcription elongation factor GreA translates to MDKIPMTVGGHKALTAEFEHRTATERRRIIDAIAEARAHGDLSENAEYSAAKEQQSLNEGRIKELETILALADIIDVSKLSGDTVKFGATVTYLDEDTEEEKTYQVVGDPEADASSGRISISSPIARAMIGKSEGDSFEVSAPGGARSYEIIKIRYV, encoded by the coding sequence ATGGACAAGATCCCGATGACGGTGGGCGGTCACAAGGCCCTCACCGCCGAATTTGAGCACCGCACTGCAACCGAGCGCCGTCGGATCATCGACGCGATCGCCGAAGCGCGGGCCCACGGGGACCTGTCCGAAAACGCCGAATATTCGGCCGCCAAGGAGCAGCAGAGCCTCAATGAAGGCCGTATCAAGGAACTCGAGACCATCCTGGCCCTTGCCGACATCATCGATGTCAGCAAGCTGAGCGGCGACACGGTCAAGTTCGGCGCCACCGTCACCTATCTGGACGAGGACACCGAAGAGGAGAAGACCTACCAGGTCGTCGGCGATCCGGAAGCCGACGCTTCGAGCGGCCGCATCTCGATTTCCTCCCCCATCGCGCGCGCCATGATCGGCAAGTCCGAGGGCGATTCGTTCGAGGTTTCTGCTCCCGGTGGTGCCCGCAGCTACGAAATCATCAAGATCAGGTATGTCTGA